Proteins encoded within one genomic window of Cyprinus carpio isolate SPL01 chromosome A15, ASM1834038v1, whole genome shotgun sequence:
- the LOC122147787 gene encoding uncharacterized protein LOC122147787 — MSVLQSCPKGHYCLKGTGSAEQFPCPAGTYNPRELIDSQNSCLSCPSGHYCPDAGLKNLQDCVWLVSGVEKAPIHPVLWMVLQWLFVHTGLRSAEECQSCPGGFNCASTGLTEPCGLCSDGFYCAEKAETPTPIDGVSGHICPEGHYCPPGTTRPVPCDPGTFVTVTQASQWYCVDRARLLCPDGFYCLEGTGYDRRPCPAGTYSPDSGLSVLSECRECDGGHYYSLQNSTSVTGKCSEGCYCTDGNISPQPHTQSAAQSTITAEDRVRQVIFALEAQALLKSVQKDPSAVERDRPAAACVPKVTTVLSMVPLLRALNAQWAIIALQAHVYKINTPVQQGL; from the exons ATGTCTGTCCTGCAGTCTTGTCCGAAGGGACATTACTGTCTTAAAGGAACAGGCTCTGCTGAACAATTTCCATGCCCTGCTGGCACCTATAACCCTCGTGAGCTCATTGACAGCCAAAACAGCTGTCTATCGTGTCCGTCAGGACATTACTGTCCAGATGCTGGACTGAAGAACCTACAG GACTGTGTTTGGCTGGTTTCTGGTGTAGAGAAGGCTCCCATTCACCCAGTCCTATGGATGGTCCTACAGTGGCTGTTTGTCCA tacagGACTAAGGAGTGCTGAGGAGTGCCAGTCATGCCCTGGAGGGTTTAACTGTGCCTCTACTGGTCTGACTGAACCATGTGGACTCTGCTCTGATGG GTTTTATTGTGCCGAGAAAGCTGAGACTCCTACTCCTATTGATGGAGTCTCTGGCCACATCTGCCCAGAGGGTCATTATTGTCCTCCAGGAACCACTCGCCCTGTGCCATGTGATCCTGGGACTTTTGTAACCGTCACTCAGGCCTCTCAGTGGTACTGTGTGGATAGAGCCCGGCTGCTGTGCCCAGATG GTTTCTACTGTCTTGAAGGCACAGGGTATGACCGGAGACCTTGTCCAGCAGGGACATACAGCCCTGACTCTGGTTTGAGTGTCCTCTCTGAGTGTAGGGAATGTGATGGAGGACACTACTACTCACTTCAGAACTCCACGTCTGTCACAGGAAAATGCTCTGAGGGATGTTACTGCACAGATGGGAACATCTCACCTCAACCTCACACACAGTCTGCAG CCCAATCAACGATCACAGCGGAGGACCGTGTCCGACAG GTTATTTTTGCTTTAGAGGCTCAGGCACTCCTCAAGTCTGTCCAGAAGGATCCTTCAGCAGTAGAGAGAGACAGGCCAGCTGCAGCCTGTGTCCCCAAGG TTACTACTGTTCTGTCAATGGTTCCTCTTTTGAGGGCATTGAATGCCCAGTGGGCCATAATTGCCCTACAGGCACACGTCTACAAAATCAACACCCCTGTCCAGCAGGGACTATAA